In the genome of Cryptomeria japonica chromosome 8, Sugi_1.0, whole genome shotgun sequence, one region contains:
- the LOC131032289 gene encoding uncharacterized protein LOC131032289: MAHMNLVLVGKFFGPRPNIEVVRDWVSRKWKGKGQIVVVAMAGGFFSFSFACEEDLRYVLTGGPWMLGKALLALKKWEPGFNPKDRECNKALIWVRLPGLPMEFWGEEIFARIAACFSELILVDPMGEIDHFSKLGRWVEKVEYESIPFSCFHCKKVGHWARKCMSKPKKEWRKRNDKRLLEKRDALPFDPPLEGLCNDSNGYIDPSIPSPIVDDGVLPGAASNVHVARAPNP, translated from the coding sequence ATGGCTCACATGAACTTAGTCTTGGTGGGTAAGTTTTTTGGACCACGTCCCAATATTGAGGTTGTTAGAGACTGGGTGTCTAGAAAATGGAAGGGTAAGGGtcaaattgttgttgttgctatgGCTGGTGGTTTCTTCTCTTTTTCATTTGCTTGTGAGGAAGATCTTCGATATGTTTTGACGGGTGGCCCCTGGATGCTGGGCAAAGCCTTGTTGGccctcaaaaagtgggaaccaggatTTAATCCCAAAGATCGGGAATGTAATAAAGCCCTAATCTGGGTCAGATTGCCAGGTTTACCCATGGAGTTCTGGGGAGAAGAGATTTTTGCGAGAATTGCAGCTTGTTTTAGTGAGCTAATTTTAGTTGACCCAATGGGAGAGATTGATCATTTCTCTAAGTTGGGAAGATGGGTGGAGAAAGTGGAGTATGAATCCATCCCTTTTTCATGTTTCCATTGCAAAAAAGTGGGTCATTGGGCTAGGAAGTGTATGTCTAAGccaaagaaggaatggagaaagaGGAATGACAAGCGACTCTTAGAGAAGAGGGATGCCCTACCCTTTGATCCTCCTCTTGAAGGATTGTGCAATGATTCAAATGGATATATTGATCCCTCTATCCCTTCCCCAATAGTGGATGATGGGGTCTTGCCTGGAGCTGCTTCAAATGTACATGTGGCCCGTGCTCCTAACCCTTAA